CTCATCGCTTTACTGCTGCCCGCGGTACAGCAGGCTCGAGAAGCGGCTCGACGAACACAGTGCCGCAACAACATGAAGCAGCTCGGACTTGCGCTTCATAATTACCACGATGTACACAACACATTTCCGCCCACTCAGATTTTCACCTACTTCACCGCAGCACCTGGTGGCGCGGGAGTTCCAAGGAACCATACCTGGATTTCATTGATCCTTCCGTATCTGGAACAGGCAAATCTCTACAGCTCGATCAATTTTTCTGAGCCAATGTTTAATCCGAGCACTGGTCAGTTTCAGCAATTGGCAAACGGACAGACCATTGTGTCTCAGCAGTTGCCTACTTTGCAGTGTCCATCGGATCCCGGATTCAGCGGCAACACGGGGATCTCTCACGGCCTTTCGCATACGAACTATGCAGGCACGATGGGTTGGGACTGGTGGTACCGCCAGAACCATCCGATTTCAGGTGCGTTCCAGAATCTTGGGAACACCCGTATCCGGGACATCGTGAAAGGAACATCATCAACAATTCTTGTTGGCGAATGTTCGACACAGGGATTCGAGCCACCGGCTGGCATTCCTGGTCACTTGCGAAGTGGCGGC
This region of Planctomycetaceae bacterium genomic DNA includes:
- a CDS encoding DUF1559 domain-containing protein translates to MVNRLFRPFRRRAFTLIELLVVIAIIAILIALLLPAVQQAREAARRTQCRNNMKQLGLALHNYHDVHNTFPPTQIFTYFTAAPGGAGVPRNHTWISLILPYLEQANLYSSINFSEPMFNPSTGQFQQLANGQTIVSQQLPTLQCPSDPGFSGNTGISHGLSHTNYAGTMGWDWWYRQNHPISGAFQNLGNTRIRDIVKGTSSTILVGECSTQGFEPPAGIPGHLRSGGGRLRGGGGGNAVFRAALIAPGTNSDVMTSYNLTRADGAQGAGFWWKGAPYACQPTYLSCFGMNNNWPGPSSVHIGGAQYLFADGSVHFISENIQHSGAWDTNSLWQSLNSVTLQAGMVIPSEF